Genomic segment of Molothrus aeneus isolate 106 chromosome 3, BPBGC_Maene_1.0, whole genome shotgun sequence:
GCCAATAAAACAATTAACCCAATTTGTTCAGACCATAAATACAAAagataaaacattaaaaatatcaaacCTTAGTAGAAGCAAACTTAAGCCATATTTTTCAAGCAGTTATGTTCTCTGTCAGCCTAGGGAGTGCTCTGGTTTTGTATGTTGATGTGTATAAAGTAATCAGTAAACACCTGTTCTTCTGGGCTGTTCAGTTTTAAAAAGGATATATGGAGACCTGTGTAGTTGTGGTGGGTACCACGGGGTGTTTGAACCAGACTAGGAGTTAGGAAAAATAGTGATTACAGCCTGTTATGGATGGAATAACTACTTTTGATATGTCCTAGTAGCATCCTGCAGTGATGCAGCCAAGGGGGAATACAGGTAAATGTAGTTTACCCCCTTCTAACTCAGGCAGTGCTGATTTTATACCAAATGGATAAGgatatctatttttttatttattactacACCACTGGAATGATGCATTAGGGTTCCTCCCAAAAATTCTGCAAAACACATCGGTTTAAATGGATGCTTTAGACCTCCCTTCAGGagctaggaagaaaaaagaaaaggtgacaGACAGCCATAAATACCTTTGCTGGAAACTTTCAACccagccttttttcttcttttttccttctccattttcgttttgaattttctttaattgaAACTTCTGTGGCAATTCTAACCTTCATTGAGCATTGAAATGCCAATAGAGCTGCTCTATAATGGAGGGCTCTGTAGCAAGACTGTACAATAATATCCTGGTGCAATATAACAGTAGGTAGCTGGGGAATGTAATCGATTTCCAAAAGAACTGGAATGACCCTCCTCACAGACAGGCAGTTCTCCCAAACTCCACTGACTCCAGCTCCGATCAGTTCTGGTTCACTTCCCTCCTTAAGAGAAGGATGTTTAATCTTACCGAGGGCCAGCATgcagcattttttcctctctttttgctTTAAATAGTGCATGCACCATTATGTCATCATCTTTATTTACCTGCCACACTTCATCCAAATGCCTTTATTGGGTATATTTATATAGAGTTGTAAATGTCAATACTGGAATTATTTTTTCGGGGGACAGTGATTGTGGTCTGACACCAGATGCCTTCCATTGAAAGAAGGGGGAATGAAGCAGGTACTGAAAAGGGAAATAACTGAATTTAAGAGAATGAAGGATTTCTGCCACACACATCCTACATTTCTCTATGAAGGAGTTCCAATCAGGAGAGCTGTGCTTGCACCATGAAAGGCCCTTGGTTGTGCATTAAATTTTAACCTCACTATGTATAAGCAACAGCTACAAAATGGTTCTGCTTGGGTTTTAAATGTGTCTTTCAGTTTTTAAGAACTTTCCTTCTGAGGTACACTTGCTGTTGGAGACACACTCACATGAATACTTGCCGTTCTGGAATGAAATTTTTCATCCCTGTGTGTATCCATATATAGAGTCAGGATCTAAGTAAACTTAAGGGACTATACTTTTGTTGTCTTTTGATTTCTGGATCTCTATACAACCTATAAAGGTCTTTGAATGGGCAGCACAAAGCAGGGCTTGATGTTcagaaaaacctgacagaacataagatgtattttaaaatatttcttatttgaaTTATAGATAGCAATGCAAAGGGTCAGAGTGGTCAACATTCTCACCTCGTAAGTACCTCTTGTTTTATAGCAATATACCAGTGTCTTTCTTTGAATTAGAGACTTAATGGAACAGGGCTCCTGATTTAGCAAAGATTTCACCTCACTTTCTGTTTCATAAACATGTTCTTTAGGTTTCTGAAATCTCCCCTTGCAGGCAGAAGCTCGCTAAGTTCCTTTATATAaacaattaaatatattttaatttcagataaAACTGTGAGACAAACTGAACTCTTCTCTTTAGAACCCTCTTATGCTCCTGCCTGTGATAAATACAGGGTTTattatttcctctttattttgttttctcatttcatGCCACACTCACCACTGCCTGTGTCTGCACTCTGCCAAGCCTCTGCTACATTCAGTGACATTTAAATGACATCATAAGGATCCACTTTTTATAAAGCCCATTTCAGTCACAGACTTGGAATTCAAAAGCACAAACTTAAGTGATCAAGAGGAGCACTGTTCGCCTTAATTTGGCTTCCTCGATATCTCTTACAGTCCTAATGAAGTATGAAAATGAAAGGCTACGTGTTTTTTACAATTTGGAGCCATTTCAGAGTCATTTCAGAGTGTGTTAAAAGCTCGAGTTCTAACGAAAAAAAGGGTGAAATAGTaaggaagggaagggcagagcagcccttaGTGCGGCCGTTCGGCTCCGCTCTCCCCTGCCCGCGCCGCGCTGCCCGTGCGCACTGCGGGCTGCGGCCGCCAGAGGGCGCGCgccgcgctgctgctgctgctgctgctgccggcccgccgcggggccgccgtccgctgtctgtccctgtctgctgTCTGTCCGTCCCTGTCCGCTGTCCGTCCCTGCCCGCTGTCCGTCCCTGTCCGCTGTCCGTCCCTGCCCGCTGTCCGTCCCTGTCTGCTGTCTGTCCGTCCCTGTCCGCTGTCCGTCCCTGCCCGCTGTCCGTCCCTGTCTGCTGCCTGTCCGTCCCTGTCCGCTGTCCGTCCCTGCCCGCTGTCTGTCCGTCCCTGCCCGCTGTCCGTCCCTGCCCGCTGTCCGTCCCTGTCTGCTGTCTGTCCGTCCCTGCCcgctgtctgtccctgtctgctgTCTGTCCGTCCCTGTCTGCTgtccgtccctgtccctgcccgcTGTCCGTCCCTGCCCgctgtctgtccctgcccacTGGCTGTCCGTCCCTGTCCACTGTCAGTCTGTCTCTGCCCGCTGTCTGTCCGTCCCTGTCCGCTGTCCATCCGTCCCTgtctgctgcctgtccctgtctgcTTCTGTCCCTGTTTGCTGTCCGTCCATCCCTGTCCactgtccatccctgcctgtccaCTGTCAGTCCCTGTCcactgtctgtccctgtctgccgTCCGTCCCTGCCTGTCCACCATCCGTCCCTAcctgctgtccatccctgccctctctcCATCCTTGTCTACTGCTTTGCTGCCATCCACtatctgtccctgtccttgtccatccctgcctgcctgctgtccatccctgcctgcctgctgtctatccagcctgctgtccatccctgcctgctgtccatccctgcctgccctctgcctgctgctcactCCCATCACCCACAGGTGCTGATCTCATTGTGTCCCTTGCCAGGTTCAGCCTCAGGGACATGAACCCACCCCTCAGATCATCCTGGTGGCACCCTGAGCCTccctcccccctgccctgctgtccaTCAGGCACTGATGGGTTCATGGTGTGTTTTTTCCATACTAAATAAAGCGTTCAGGGACTGAAGATCTTTGCAAACCTCATCACCTCCCATTTTCCTGGGTACCTGCTTCTTTCACCTGCCTTCTCCAAAATAAGAATGGACAATTGTATCAatcttctcctttctcctgtgAAAATCCCAAgtccttttaaaacaaaatgttatGCTGCACACACAGTTCACCTTAATAACAAGAAGGAGAAGATGAATGATTCCTGAGAAGTATTTATCATGTCACTGGTAGTGCTATTGGTGAGCAAGGGGCACTACAAAACTACCTTGACTAGAACAGAATTAAAACGTGCCAATTTCCCTTTGTTTAGGGAGATGGGGGAGCATGAGGGAGCTTCTGGACAGTGTTTTAAGAATCTGTTTGCAAACAACTGTTAGAATTGCAGGTACATATTTACTAGCTTTAATTCAGTCTTTGAATCTCCCAGGATTCATGGGTCAGTCAATAAGGTATTCTGTGTTTATCTTCAGAATTAAATCTGAATACTGAGGTTTGGGCACTTCTGTGTGGAATGGTCCCAGTCTGGCACCCAGCTCATTGGAAATGGAAGTTCAGAGTTACACAGAGCTTGATGAATGTTGCTCTGTAGGTCTTTACTGATTATCTTTGTGCTACAAACCCAGGGTTTCAGTCCCAAATGTCAGTGTTGTCCAAATCTTCCTTACTTTCTTCAGGTGGCCAAcactctgttttctgtttttctgtcttctccATCCAGAGATGGCCTTGTGGGTATAAAGCCTGTAAAGCTTTTTTTGGAAATGAACACCATTATGCAAATTGTTGCTTGAAAGAGAGCACAGACCTGCACAGTGCAGGTTCAGACTGAGCTCTCACTGAGATCAGCTGTAATGCTTTTCTAAATACCAGGAGGGTTTGCAGAACTGGACAGGTATGCTGCATTTATTGATATAAGCTTTTGGAGACCAAAAGATAAATTTTGGCATGTCAGATGGCAGTGGAACCATTTCTGTCTGTCACAAATCCTTGTTtggatttaaattatttctgttcagcTTGCCCAAGTCCCTTCTCAACCTGCTGGAGCCCCCAGGTTAGCTGACCACTAGGATGTGGTCATTATGATGTGACCACTAGAAAGGACAGCTTGTGggagctgtgaggaggaggaggagccatGAAAAtaagagggctggagcacctcctctatcagggaaggctgagagagttgggattgttcagcctggagaagagaggctccagggagactttATAgaaccttccagtacctaaaaggAGCTGACAAGAAATCTGCAGatggactttttacaagggcatggagtgatagGACCAGAGGGGGTGTCTTGAAACTGGCagagggaaggtttagattaggtgttaggaagaaattccttactgTGAGGATGTGAGGCACTGGAACGGGTTGCTGCCagaagctgtggttgccccatgcctggaagtgttcaagtcCAGGTTTGATGGGGCTTTtggcaacctggtctagtggaggtgtccctgcccatggcagggggttagaatgagatgatctttaagattccttacaacccaaactattctatgattctatgtgaAGAATTACATCTCTAGGTAAGAGGAATTTTAGCCTCATGGGACAAAAAGGACATAAAAAGTTTTTGATGTTATTAAACTAAGCAGCCTTAGTCATCATGTGGCCAGAAAGCACCTGCAGGAATtgagttttgaaagaaaacaaggttaataaaaaacatttaaGGTAGGACATACAAAAGGGTAGAGGTTATACGAATTAGAGGTGCCTGTAATCTTGTATCAGTGCACTCAGAGGAAAGGACTGGCTTTCATATTTCTTCAGCTGAAGTAATCAAAAATAGAGCATCAGTCAGTGGGTATAGCTGCAGCAGGCTGAAAATCATGTTTATATCCTAAAGGTGCTGCCAGTGACTTCTTGTGAAATCATGTCTGCTTAAAATGAtgaagaaaacaatgttatCTGGGGAAATGTAAAAGTTTGGTGACACAAAACCTTAAAATATTGTGCTTCTGGCCTCATTAATTTACATAGTATCTCTTCTCTGAGTCATAATCCTTATTAACAGTCCAGGTGCTAATTTTATCTGGATAGAAAGAGTTGGCATGGAGCAGCCTTTCCTATTTAGGGTACAGGGTCTGATGTAGTAAAGGCCAGGACTATGTTGGCCAGAGAATGTCTAAAGCATGGATAGGCACTGGAATTGGCTTTGCCTTAGCAGTCTAACTAAAATGATTAGTTACTCACCTCTAAAACAAGCTTACAAAGGGCAGTTCCTGAATATTGCAACAGGTTGCTCATCAAAAATAGTAAAGTAGATTTTAAGTCATTGGGTGGCTGCACGTAGGAAACCTTCTGTGAGGGTGGAGTAGGTCTGCTTTTTGTGGACTTGCTGGATATATTGCCATTTACAGTAGTTGATATAGCTGATTTCCATGGTTACCTCACACAAGGATTATTCACCTTGTTTATAATTTTGGTTGCATGtttagagaaagagaaagggaggaaTAAAATGCATATTTGAGATGTGTAGCCTGTACTTAACTCATAGGGGTCTTGTAAGGTTGAATTAGctaatattttctgctttgctttggagATGTAAAAACTACTTATGCtttattactgttattttatattttttatgtgGACAAATCTTGCCAGGTTTAAGAAATCACATTTCTTAAATAACTTAACCTTTCAGACCTGCAGGAAGAATTTGTATAATGGAAAAACCTTTGCTTCTAAGGAGAATACAAGACAGATGATTCAGTAATTAAGGTGCTGAGCTGCACCTTAAAAGATCTCATTTAAGTTTCTGGCTGTGATGAATCCTTCTTCACAGTAAGCCACTTTATGTTGGACTCAGTTTACCCTCAGTGGAgggcagcattttcttttctcacctGGTCTACTTAGATTGTAAACTCAGAGCCCAGAGACCACCCTTGACTACCTGTTCACATCTAGTGTGGCTATACTAAGAACCTGGTCTTGCTTGTGAAGAATGATGAATTTAAGGATGagataaatattttgcttgaGGTATTTAGCTTCCTTTACTGGACAGTGAATAAGGCAAAGGAGATGTCATTGTAAATTAGCTACTTTTTCTGACTTAAGCTGTAAACAAAC
This window contains:
- the LOC136554285 gene encoding uncharacterized protein DDB_G0284671-like, translating into MVDRQGRTADRDRQWTGTDSGQAGMDSGQGWTDSKQGQKQTGTGSRQGRMDSGQGRTDSGQRQTDSGQGRTASGQGQTAGRDGQRAGTGTDSRQGRTDSRQGQTAGRDGQTADRDGQRAGTDSGQGRTDSGQGRTADRDGQAADRDGQRAGTDSGQGRTDSRQGRTAGRDGQRTGTDSGQGRTADRDGQTADRDRQRTAAPRRAGSSSSSSSAARALWRPQPAVRTGSAARAGESGAERPH